In Salinisphaera sp. LB1, one genomic interval encodes:
- a CDS encoding DUF3891 family protein, translating into MFRSRHRDRILPQLEHSLFSGLLAMHWGNAHFDRPALDFEAFARGVALHDWHYGPLDNHPLGAYGDAEWHALTERGVATRHDDPVTDAVAKRHLRRLIGTPETPAVQALVNRLKEAIADRRGETPFSDADFERADHITRFCDTVAFDLGFENREPRRVRVPAHRDARNETEISYEIAADGVIRFAPWPFDRPDFGMPLTAYQASGYPDRLKPVVTFVQCVPGEPPAVSA; encoded by the coding sequence ATGTTCCGATCCCGCCATCGCGACCGCATCCTGCCGCAGCTCGAGCATTCGCTTTTCAGCGGTCTGCTCGCGATGCACTGGGGCAACGCGCACTTCGACCGCCCCGCGCTCGACTTCGAGGCATTCGCCCGCGGCGTTGCCCTGCACGACTGGCACTACGGCCCGCTCGACAACCACCCGCTCGGCGCCTACGGCGATGCGGAATGGCATGCGCTCACCGAGCGTGGCGTGGCCACGCGCCACGACGATCCAGTCACCGATGCGGTGGCCAAACGGCATCTGCGCCGCCTGATCGGCACGCCGGAAACGCCCGCGGTTCAGGCGCTGGTCAATCGGTTGAAGGAAGCAATCGCGGATCGACGCGGCGAAACCCCTTTTTCAGACGCCGACTTCGAACGGGCCGATCACATCACCCGGTTTTGCGATACGGTCGCCTTCGATCTGGGTTTTGAGAATCGCGAACCACGCCGCGTGCGGGTCCCGGCCCATCGCGACGCCCGCAACGAGACCGAGATCAGCTACGAGATCGCAGCCGACGGCGTGATCCGATTCGCGCCCTGGCCATTCGATCGTCCAGACTTCGGCATGCCGCTGACGGCGTACCAGGCCTCCGGCTACCCGGACCGCTTGAAGCCGGTCGTGACCTTCGTACAGTGCGTGCCGGGCGAACCGCCGGCCGTATCGGCGTAA
- a CDS encoding diguanylate cyclase has product MIGDSIRRGYAALVRWLGQFSLRFEPALEAEFERATVRARRYRFRRIGYLQLAMTHLGAVGLYVLLDNAAVVILATLAVDLFSLGCFVILRRKPDVFVRESVMMAGVLCWVLMAETVSLYAEPRYLWIIQTAIALQPFLMAAGIQLRFPYCVVGCIATVATVVVGNALFTHAAPSEQLWMALVQTVAAIYALFGCWRLEERERANYRAIRESERNARDLDRANAHLARLTHHDEMTGVLNRRGLRRALAKAPGARVAVLVDVDYFKRYNDHYGHLAGDRCLCQVADCLSDALAPGGDLLARWGGEEFLVIVDTDRSEVGAERGERVRAAVRALGIAHEASPVGAVVSISAGYAVGPRDASANLDEWVHRADQALYSAKQAGRNCVRGWPQGRRAAGPERRDRFGSEPL; this is encoded by the coding sequence ATGATCGGGGATTCAATCAGGCGTGGCTACGCCGCGCTGGTCCGTTGGCTCGGGCAGTTCAGCTTGCGGTTCGAGCCGGCTCTGGAGGCCGAATTCGAGCGCGCGACCGTGCGTGCCCGGCGCTATCGGTTCCGACGTATCGGCTATTTGCAGCTGGCGATGACCCATCTCGGGGCGGTCGGGCTGTATGTACTGCTCGACAACGCGGCGGTCGTGATTCTCGCCACGCTGGCCGTCGATCTGTTCAGCCTCGGTTGCTTTGTCATCCTGCGACGCAAGCCCGATGTATTCGTGCGCGAAAGCGTGATGATGGCGGGGGTTCTGTGCTGGGTGCTCATGGCCGAAACCGTGAGTCTGTATGCCGAGCCGCGTTATCTGTGGATCATCCAGACCGCCATCGCCTTGCAGCCGTTTCTGATGGCCGCCGGCATCCAGCTGCGTTTCCCTTATTGTGTGGTGGGCTGCATCGCGACTGTGGCCACGGTGGTCGTCGGCAACGCGCTGTTTACGCATGCGGCGCCGAGCGAGCAGTTGTGGATGGCGCTGGTGCAAACCGTGGCCGCGATCTATGCGTTGTTCGGTTGCTGGCGGTTGGAAGAACGCGAGCGCGCGAATTATCGGGCGATCCGCGAGAGCGAACGCAATGCACGCGACCTGGATCGTGCAAACGCCCATCTCGCCCGGCTGACCCATCACGATGAGATGACCGGTGTGCTGAATCGCCGCGGCTTGCGGCGCGCGCTGGCCAAGGCGCCCGGCGCGCGCGTCGCGGTGCTGGTCGATGTCGATTATTTCAAACGCTACAACGATCATTATGGTCATCTTGCGGGCGATCGGTGTCTGTGTCAGGTCGCCGACTGTCTGAGCGATGCGCTGGCGCCCGGTGGCGACTTGTTGGCGCGCTGGGGTGGCGAAGAGTTCCTGGTGATCGTCGATACCGATCGGTCCGAGGTGGGGGCCGAACGTGGCGAGCGGGTGCGGGCGGCGGTTCGCGCGCTGGGTATCGCCCACGAAGCGTCGCCGGTGGGCGCGGTGGTGAGTATTTCGGCCGGCTATGCGGTAGGGCCCCGGGATGCGAGCGCCAACCTCGACGAATGGGTGCATCGTGCCGACCAGGCGCTTTATTCGGCCAAGCAGGCCGGGCGTAATTGCGTTCGTGGTTGGCCGCAGGGCCGTAGGGCGGCCGGCCCGGAAAGACGGGACCGGTTCGGCAGCGAACCGCTTTGA
- a CDS encoding DUF4396 domain-containing protein yields MTLTALSWIVIALGIVTGAAIAIDCYQRPQHMNVMNVTWPITGLYFPVVGWWIYKAMGQPDGMPRGGGHAHAHHDSHHGHGHGDDGGGGHHHAPKPHWQSVFVGVTHCGGGCTLGDSVAIPVVALTGFTVLGSTLLGHFTAEFVAAYLFGILFQFLPAMSMGETNPVKALVNAVKADTLSLIAFQIGMYGWMALASLVLLPQEPDAGSAVFWFMMQIAMAIGFATAYPANWWLIDRGIKHGM; encoded by the coding sequence ATGACACTCACTGCCCTGTCCTGGATCGTCATCGCGCTGGGAATCGTCACCGGCGCCGCCATCGCGATCGATTGTTATCAACGCCCGCAGCACATGAACGTCATGAACGTCACCTGGCCGATCACCGGCCTGTATTTCCCGGTCGTCGGCTGGTGGATTTACAAGGCGATGGGCCAACCCGACGGCATGCCGCGCGGCGGCGGCCACGCTCACGCGCATCACGATTCGCATCACGGTCACGGCCATGGCGACGATGGCGGCGGCGGTCATCATCACGCACCCAAGCCCCATTGGCAGAGCGTGTTCGTCGGTGTGACCCACTGCGGCGGCGGCTGTACGCTGGGTGATTCGGTAGCCATTCCGGTCGTGGCGCTGACCGGCTTCACCGTGCTCGGCTCCACCCTGCTCGGACATTTCACCGCCGAGTTCGTGGCCGCCTATCTGTTCGGCATCCTGTTCCAGTTCCTGCCGGCCATGAGCATGGGCGAGACCAACCCGGTCAAGGCGCTCGTCAACGCTGTCAAGGCCGATACGCTGTCATTGATCGCCTTCCAGATCGGCATGTACGGGTGGATGGCATTGGCCTCGCTCGTGCTTCTGCCACAAGAACCCGACGCCGGCTCGGCGGTGTTCTGGTTCATGATGCAGATCGCCATGGCCATAGGCTTTGCCACCGCCTATCCGGCCAACTGGTGGTTGATCGACCGCGGCATAAAACACGGCATGTGA
- a CDS encoding heavy-metal-associated domain-containing protein — protein MTRLRIEGMSCQHCVAAVNEALAEVDGVERVVQVDLDSGVAEVEGDADTQALLAAVREEGYEATMA, from the coding sequence ATGACACGACTCAGGATTGAAGGCATGAGTTGTCAGCATTGCGTGGCGGCTGTCAACGAGGCGCTGGCCGAGGTCGACGGCGTGGAACGCGTGGTGCAGGTCGATCTGGATTCCGGTGTGGCCGAAGTCGAGGGCGACGCGGATACGCAGGCGTTGCTGGCCGCGGTGCGCGAGGAAGGCTACGAAGCCACGATGGCGTAA